Proteins from a single region of Corvus hawaiiensis isolate bCorHaw1 chromosome 6, bCorHaw1.pri.cur, whole genome shotgun sequence:
- the RPAP1 gene encoding RNA polymerase II-associated protein 1 has protein sequence MLSRPKPGESEADLLHFQNQFLAARASPAVKIVKKADKRKGKEGSTDAERPPLQDSKDVVMLDGFPDTLPPLTPAPPKKSKIKSANVHFEDEDPEERLESHDRHITAVFSKIIERDTSAIAVTMPVPTGDPFPRTFHRSEIKSEVQLGAGRKSIFAQKMAAKRTAEKAATAPSAAECVQVKSAAPDALDPERSVEEPPLPSSRRDKDDDFLTSQRPCLITGEGLGSQKSEQEAQAIHKENLEKLQSMSEEEILQEQAKLLAQLDPSLVAFLKSQRGNNEGQKKELKMELNRPEEFMESLPVAQHGVRSSLSMQESGLEPVRKEENMKVEITDDDLPVKPRKEWIHMDNVEFEKLEWMKDLPSPRQKKTKKGMQARFSLKGELIPADADLPTHLGLHHHGEEAERAGYSLQELFHLSRSQVTQQRTLALQVLGRIVQRARAGEFASSLKGSVLRLLLDAGFLFLLRFSLDDAVDNVMAASVGALRALLVSLDDEKYLDWTFSWYQGMAAFPFVPNNEEEEEEEEEELNGTEKSQDKKLKDENKPDPDVARYDVVKGLLKTRIQHRLRYILEVVRPVPTVVLDILHILIHIARHSSEACSQLLDCPRLIETIVREFLPTQWDPKVAEPGFLLTSLHGVACASAMKFIRVLASGGRNATARLLNKFEMKSRLSRFIAEDPVDLLLPREEAIRLSTEAFRLWAVAAGYGQACDLYSDLYPVLVRILQSLPELLSRKSPVVELSVQRAAAVVTLLTHVTQTAGYTAELQAKLSSNNSEDSEPIPPPPVAWNQVSGLQPFLETSLKKILQEISQIEAWQTLQPLTTTCVIFLGVYYSAYSHQPSVNPIDCLEELERLTSEVLQPLLSQPAIDSMWDLLRPCSALCNPLSCSPAPESVVSIASLSCTGGKPPLSLAGSKSPFPFLTALLFLINNITHIHKGLTSKYSSVLGFRGLKDYLHQSWQTGLPSVTSSSAWILRHEYHLQYFVLALARRMAGTCPDYTQHASLHHCVAMALLSRLLPGSEHLAHEVLLDLAFNPEFLPEGKAGGPEAADFSDILHLGTSAKLAQPGSAAAFVPKVTRGALLRESYQNLPSIRSCYLSHFAHLQPALIRSQASYQGRNYLIQSMLLPEAKGPILPSDWPFFPLISLYNKVTNAETRGTILNSLPLDLINTVTLNLQWVLLLETWRSKILQSIPTAAKLARLMCVFLTGSDLFLEAPIHRYTAALLSVYCQPKALDSLNLDAPLPGLASFHDLYISLLEQFEGVSFGDPLFGVFVLLPLQKCFSVHLRLSVFGEHTNVLRALGVPLQQFPVPLERYTSPPEDNLNLLRLYFRTLVTGALRHTWCPVLYVVAVAHVNSFIFSQESTAQETDAARKSMLRKTWLLVDENLKKHLLYYRLLNAESPLGFDLYEQLPPMRLKYLQIVTQKEIMENAPAVDS, from the exons ATGTTGTCGAGACCAAAGCCTGGGGAGTCTGAGGCAGACCTGCTGCACTTTCAAAACCAGttcctggcagccagagcttctcctgcagtgaagattgtgaagaaaGCAgacaagaggaaagggaaggaagggagcaCAGATGCTGAGAGACCCCCGCTACAGGACAGCAAAGATGTAGTCATGTTGGATG GTTTTCCTGATACTCTCCCACCTCTAACTCCAGCTCCTCCAAAAAAGTCCAAGATCAAAAGTGCTAATGTCCACTTCGAGGATGAAGATCCAGAGGAAAGATTGGAGAGTCATGATCGACACATTACAGCAGTTTTCAGCAAAATTATT gaacgAGACACAAGTGCAATAGCAGTGACCATGCCAGTGCCCACAGGAGACCCATTTCCAAGGACATTTCACCGCTCTGAGATAAAAAGCGAG gtgcagctgggagctggaagaaaaagcatCTTTGCACAAAAGATGGCAGCGAAAAGAACTGCTGAAAAGGCAGCGACGGCTCCCTCTGCTGCCGAGTGCGTGCAAGTAAAATCAGCTGCTCCGGATGCCTTGGATCCTGAGAGATCCGTGGAAGAGCCacctctccccagcagcaggagag ATAAAGATGATGACTTTTTGACCTCTCAGCGTCCTTGTCTCATAACGGGAGAGGGTCTTGGAAGCCAAAAGAGTGAGCAGGAAGCTCAAGCTATTCACAAAGAGAACTTGGAGAAGCTGCAGTCCATGTCTGAGGAAGAGatcctgcaggagcaggcaAAGCTTCTGGCTCAGCTGG ATCCCAGTTTGGTTGCTTTCTTGAAATCACAGCGTGGTAACAATGAAGGccagaaaaaggaattaaaaatggaaCTGAACAGACCGGAGGAGTTTATGGAATCTCTGCCTGTGGCTCAGCATGGTGTAAGATCATCTCTTTCCATGCAGGAGTCAGGTCTGGAACCTgtaaggaaggaagaaaatatgaaggTAGAAATTACAG ATGATGATCTGCCTGTGAAGCCCAGGAAGGAGTGGATTCACATGGACAATGTAGAGTTTGAGAAGCTGGAATGGATGAAAGATTTGCCCTCACCTCggcagaagaaaaccaaaaag GGAATGCAAGCTCGATTCAGTTTAAAAGGAGAATTGATTCCCGCAGATGCTGATTTGCCAACACATCTAGGTTTGCACCACCATGGAGAAGAGGCAGAG AGGGCTGGTTATTCTCTGCAAGAGCTCTTTCATTTGTCTCGCAGCCAAGTTACACAACAGAGGACACTGGCTCTGCAGGTCTTAGGTCGTATTGTTCAAAGG GCCAGGGCTGGAGAGTTTGCTTCCTCACTGAAGGGTAGCGTTCTGCGTCTGCTGCTTGATGCTGGCTTTCTCTTCTTGCTGCGCTTCTCCCTGGATGATGCAGTGGATAATGTCATGGCAGCATCTGTTGGTGCTCTCCGGGCTCTGCTGGTGTCACTTGATGATGAG AAATATCTTGATTGGACTTTCTCATGGTACCAAGGGATGGCTGCATTCCCCTTTGTCCCTAAcaatgaggaggaagaagaggaggaagaggaagagttAAATGGAACAGAGAAATCTCAagataaaaaattaaaggaTGAAAACAAGCCAGACCCAGATGTGGCCCGATACGATGTTGTAAAG GGACTTTTGAAAACACGGATCCAGCACCGGCTGAGGTACATCCTAGAGGTGGTGCGACCTGTTCCAACAGTAGTTCTGGATATACTGCACATCCTCATCCATATAGCAAGGCACTCCTCTGAGGCGTGCAGCCAG ctgcttgACTGTCCTCGGTTGATTGAGACCATTGTCAGGGAATTTCTCCCTACTCAGTGGGATCCCAAAGTGGCTGAACCAGGGTTTTTACTTACCAGTCTCCACGGAGTTGCTTGCGCCAGTGCTATGAAGTTCATCAGGGTGTTGGCATCTGGAGGCCGAAATGCAACAGCCAGGCTG ctTAACAAATTTGAAATGAAGAGTCGGTTAAGTCGCTTTATTGCTGAAGACCCTGTGGATCTGCTCCTGCCGAGGGAGGAAGCCATCAGGCTGAGCACCGAAGCCTTCCGGctgtgggctgtggctgctggctATGGGCAGGCCTGCGACCTCTACAG TGATCTCTACCCTGTGCTGGTGAGGATACTGCAGTCCCTGCCGGAGTTGCTCAGCAGGAAGAGCCCTGTGGTTGAGTTGTCTGTGCAGCGAGCTGCGGCAGTGGTTACTCTGTTGACACATGTGACACAAACAGCAGGCTACACGGCAGAGctgcaggccaagttgagcag CAATAACTCAGAAGATAGTGAACCTATTCCACCTCCTCCAGTAGCATGGAATCAAGTGTCAGGCTTACAGCCCTTCCTTGAGACaagtctgaaaaaaatccttcaggaGATATCCCAGATAGAAGCTTGGCAAACTCTCCAGCCTCTGACCACAACTTGTGTGATCTTCTTAGGAGTTTATTACAGTGCTTACAGCCACCAG CCATCAGTCAATCCAATTGACTGCTTAGAGGAACTGGAACGTTTGACAtcagaggtgctgcagcccctTCTCAGCCAGCCAGCCATAGACAGCATGTGGGACTTGCTCAG GCCATGTTCTGCTTTGTGCAACCCTCTGTCCTGTTCCCCAGCACCAGAATCTGTCGTCAGCATTGCATCTCTGAGTTGCACTGGAGGCAAACCTCCTTTGAGCCTGGCTGGCTCGAAGTCACCTTTCCCCTTCCTCACTGCCCTCCTGTTTCTCATCAATAACATCACTCACATTCACAAAGGCCTGACCAGCAAG tacagctctgtgctgggttTCAGAGGCTTGAAGGATTATCTGCATCAGAGCTGGCAGACTGGACTTCCCTCTGTGACTTCCTCATCTGCGTGGATCTTACGCCATGAATATCACCTGCAGTACTTTGTGTTAGCATTGGCTCGGAGAATG GCAGGCACTTGTCCGGATTACACCCAGCATGCCTCACTTCATCACTGTGTTGCCATGGCATTGCTAAGCCGTCTGTTGCCAGGGAGTGAGCATCTGGCTCACGAGGTCCTACTGGATCTTGCCTTTAATCCAGAGTTTCTTCC TGAAGGGAAAGCTGGAGGGCCAGAAGCAGCTGACTTCTCTGATATTCTGCATCTGGGCACCAGTGCCAaactggcacagcctggctctgcagcagcatttgTTCCAAAGGTTACTCGTGGTGCCCTACTGAGAGAATCATACCAGAATCTGCCTTCCATTCGTTCCTGCTACCTCTCTCActttgcccacttgcagcccgCCCTTATACGTTCTCAGGCGTCCTACCAAGGGCGGAATTACCTCATCCAGTCAATGCTGCTTCCTGAGGCCAAAGGGCCCATCCTGCCTTCGGACTGGCCATTCTTTCCACTTATCAGCCTCTACAACAAAGTGACTAATGCAGAGACACGTGGGACTATACTGAACTCTCTGCCACTTGATCTCATCAACACTGTGACCTTGAACCTGCAGTGGGTCTTGTTGCTGGAAACCTGGCGATCTAAAATCCTTCAGAGCATCCCGACTGCTGCCAAACTTGCACGGCTCATGTGTGTCTTCCTCACAGGCAGTGACCTCTTTCTAGAAGCACCTATCCACCGCTACACAGCTGCCCTTCTCTCTGTGTATTGCCAACCCAAGGCCCTGGACTCCCTGAACTTGGATGCTCCTCTCCCTGGTTTGGCATCCTTCCACGATCTCTATATAAGTCTCCTGGAGCAATTTGAGGGTGTCTCCTTCGGAGATCCACTCTTTGGAGTCTTTGTTCTTCTACCTCTACAAAAGTGTTTCAGTGTTCATCTGCGTCTCTCTGTTTTTGGGGAGCACACAAATGTCCTGCGGGCGCTGGGAGTGCCGTTACAGCAG
- the LOC125327919 gene encoding uncharacterized protein LOC125327919 produces MVWGKFLLLCYGCMILSQATKNQSTEPNLAWELIQGFMHIWNHTNQGICINLPNSASEGFRFMMIWLNFSEILTRELDNLKKTGGNITWGTVESPFLEQKEGQQWDANGTWVEYKKAFYQLPRDSTWSHLWNQTCYRSLDTHPTETLHNVTSIPCTVVPWWDSPAEGGFFEHEYNLHWDAGWCIQIPDNPGTAHQVNRTNYEWAWSLKQIFDPISTLQWASRAPTGKIIEWEVEKSDCKDHQTTLPNGESICWKVRNHRSIIQSKSETSFLNCSRILDCTTGAGEPIETWYISELRTFIRDMCTCWDYPNYGYLNQDTRCNGSYENSETALSCGIPVTHGPDRRRVWNSSSEAQEVPQGDLYQCSQAKYPAPRGTVWACSDGKMYSHLNMYDMAGLQCTIGFPTMCPSKTFNYTLYRNNKVRREIHNPTDAKGWIGGIQVPDYYTWRQNVALDLESFFVSSGVIQRHKYVLENLTRQVHVLSNWTGRLLREPSSQVQQSSKMALQNRLALDMLLLKENGVCGMLNLTDGECCVTVHNATTTIEEARQKMKEIAEQTGELFQAMQPKD; encoded by the coding sequence atggtgtggGGAAAGTTTTTACTCTTATGTTATGGATGTATGATTTTGTCTCAAGCGACTAAGAATCAGAGTACTGAACCAAATTTAGCTTGGGAGTTGATACAAGGATTTATGCATATTTGGAATCATACAAATCAAGGAATATGCATTAACCTCCCCAACTCTGCATCAGAGGGGTTTAGATTTATGATGATTTGGTTAAATTTTTCAGAGATATTAACAAGAGAACTGGATAATCTTaaaaaaacaggaggaaataTTACCTGGGGAACAGTCGAGTCCCCGTTCCTAGAGCAGAAAGAAGGACAACAATGGGATGCAAATGGGACATGGGTAGAATACAAGAAAGCCTTTTACCAGCTCCCACGCGACTCTACCTGGAGCCATTTATGGAATCAGACGTGCTATCGGTCATTAGACACCCACCCTACTGAGACCTTGCACAATGTCACTTCTATCCCTTGCACGGTGGTACCATGGTGGGATTCTCCGGCTGAGGGCGGGTTTTTCGAACATGAGTACAATTTACATTGGGATGCAGGATGGTGTATACAAATCCCTGATAACCCAGGAACCGCACACCAAGTTAACCGAACAAATTATGAGTGGGCCTGGTCTCTGAAACAAATCTTTGACCCTATATCTACCCTACAGTGGGCCTCCAGGGCCCCCACAGGGAAAATAATAGAATGGGAAGTGGAGAAATCAGACTGTAAGGACCATCAGACCACACTACCTAATGGGGAGAGCATCTGCTGGAAAGTGAGGAACCATAGAAGCATTATCCAAAGTAAATCAGAGACCTCCTTTCTGAATTGTTCCCGTATATTAGATTGTACCACAGGAGCAGGTGAGCCTATAGAAACCTGGTACATCTCAGAGCTGAGAACTTTTATCCGGGACATGTGTACCTGTTGGGATTATCCCAACTACGGCTATCTAAACCAAGACACCCGATGCAATGGGTCTTACGAAAATTCGGAGACAGCACTATCCTGTGGCATTCCTGTTACACATGGCCCTGACCGAAGAAGGGTCTGGAATTCAAGTAGCGAAGCACAGGAAGTTCCCCAAGGTGACCTGTATCAGTGTTCACAAGCCAAATATCCAGCTCCACGGGGAACGGTATGGGCATGTTCAGATGGGAAAATGTATTCCCACTTGAACATGTATGATATGGCTGGACTCCAGTGTACTATTGGGTTTCCTACCATGTGTCCATCTAAAACATTCAATTATACACTTTATCGTAACAACAAAGTGCGGAGAGAAATCCACAATCCAACAGATGCAAAAGGGTGGATTGGGGGGATTCAAGTCCCTGACTATTATACCTGGAGACAAAATGTTGCGTTAGACTTAGAATCATTTTTTGTGTCCAGTGGAGTTATCCAACGgcacaaatatgtcttggaGAACTTAACAAGGCAAGTCCATGTGTTAAGCAACTGGACCGGACGTTTGCTCAGGGAACCAAGTTCACAGGTCCAGCAGTCATCGAAAATGGCTTTGCAGAACCGATTAGCCCTAGATATGTTGTTGTTGAAAGAGAATGGAGTGTGTGGGATGCTAAACCTAACAGATGGAGAATGCTGTGTCACTGTCCATAACGCCACCACCACCATAGAAGAGGCGCGTCAGAAGATGAAGGAGATTGCTGAACAAACGGGAGAACTGTTTCAAGCAATGCAACCGAAGGACTAG